The Burkholderia cepacia genome includes a region encoding these proteins:
- the nuoI gene encoding NADH-quinone oxidoreductase subunit NuoI: MTAIQHFFKTFFLTELLKGLALTGRYTFKRKFTVQFPEEKTPISPRFRGLHALRRYENGEERCIACKLCEAVCPAMAITIESETRADNTRRTTRYDIDLTKCIFCGFCEESCPVDSIVETQILEYHGEKRGDLYFTKEMLLAVGDRYEKDIAAAKAADAPYR, from the coding sequence ATGACGGCTATCCAACACTTCTTTAAGACTTTCTTCCTGACCGAGCTGCTGAAGGGGCTCGCGCTGACCGGTCGTTACACGTTCAAGCGCAAGTTCACCGTGCAGTTCCCGGAAGAGAAGACCCCGATTTCGCCGCGCTTCCGCGGGCTGCATGCGCTGCGCCGCTATGAAAACGGCGAAGAGCGCTGCATCGCGTGCAAGCTCTGCGAGGCCGTGTGCCCCGCGATGGCGATCACGATCGAATCGGAAACGCGCGCGGACAACACGCGCCGCACGACGCGCTACGACATCGACCTGACGAAGTGCATCTTCTGCGGTTTCTGCGAAGAGAGCTGCCCGGTCGATTCGATCGTCGAGACGCAGATTCTCGAGTACCACGGCGAAAAGCGCGGCGACCTGTATTTCACGAAGGAAATGCTGCTCGCGGTGGGCGATCGCTACGAGAAGGACATCGCCGCGGCGAAGGCTGCCGACGCGCCGTATCGTTGA
- the nuoK gene encoding NADH-quinone oxidoreductase subunit NuoK: MLTLAHYLVLGAILFAIAIVGIFLNRRNVIIILMSIELMLLAVNTNFVAFSHYLGDVHGQIFVFFVLTVAAAEAAIGLAILVTLFRKLDTINVEDLDQLKG, from the coding sequence ATGCTGACTCTTGCTCATTACCTCGTGCTCGGCGCGATCCTCTTTGCGATCGCGATCGTCGGGATCTTCCTGAACCGCCGCAACGTCATCATCATCCTGATGTCGATCGAACTGATGCTGCTGGCGGTGAATACCAACTTCGTCGCGTTCTCGCATTACCTCGGCGATGTGCACGGCCAGATCTTCGTGTTCTTCGTGCTGACCGTCGCCGCAGCGGAAGCCGCGATCGGCCTCGCGATTCTGGTGACCCTGTTCCGTAAGCTCGACACGATCAATGTCGAGGATCTCGATCAGCTCAAAGGTTAA
- the nuoG gene encoding NADH-quinone oxidoreductase subunit NuoG, with protein MVELEIDGKKVEVPEGSMVIQAAHKADTYIPHFCYHKKLSVAANCRMCLVEVEKMPKAVPACATPVSAGMIVHTQSDKAVKAQQSVMEFLLINHPLDCPICDQGGECQLQDLAVGYGKSSSRYSEEKRVVFHKNVGPLISMEEMSRCIHCTRCVRFGQEIAGVMEFGMLGRGEHSEITTFVGKTVDSEMSGNMIDLCPVGALTSKPFRYSARTWELSRRKSVSPHDSVGANLVVQVKNNRVMRVLPFENEAINECWISDKDRFSYEGLNSEERLTKPMLKQGGQWIETDWQTALEYVAKGLKGIAADHGANALAMLASAHSTAEELFLVKQLANELKTPNVDFRLRQQDFSAPVQGAPWLGMPIADLSNVDAAFVVGSFLRRDHPLFASRLRQAAKNGAKLHFLHATDDDSLIPTAQRIVAAPSAWLDQLAGIAAAVAQLRGVALPDALAGVTASPAAQAVAQSLANGERRAVLLGNVAVRHPEFAKLHAVAQWIADNTGATFGFLTEAANTVGAHVVGALPGEGGLNAREAFAQPRKGYVLLNVEPEFDTADPAQALAALNQAEMVVVMSPFKHGLDYADVLLPVAPFTETAGTYVNAEGTVQSFNGVVRPLGDTRPGWKVLRVLGSLLGLPNFEYETAEEVRLAALGDAGVAGRLSNQTSVAPVRAAANAANGGFERLADVPIYHADALVRRAGALHLTAAAKAANAAALPAALFDKLGLKEGDAVRVRQGERAVQLPAVRDANLAETVVRVSAATPAGAALGSLSGELVVEKA; from the coding sequence ATGGTTGAACTTGAAATAGACGGCAAGAAGGTCGAGGTGCCCGAAGGCAGCATGGTGATCCAGGCTGCGCACAAGGCGGATACGTACATTCCTCACTTCTGCTATCACAAGAAACTGTCGGTTGCGGCCAACTGCCGGATGTGTCTCGTCGAAGTCGAGAAGATGCCGAAGGCCGTGCCTGCCTGCGCGACCCCCGTGTCGGCCGGCATGATCGTCCATACGCAATCCGACAAGGCCGTGAAGGCGCAGCAGTCGGTGATGGAATTCCTCCTCATCAACCACCCGCTCGACTGCCCGATCTGCGATCAGGGCGGCGAATGCCAGCTGCAGGATCTGGCGGTCGGCTACGGCAAGTCGTCGTCGCGCTACTCGGAAGAAAAGCGCGTGGTGTTCCACAAGAACGTGGGCCCGCTGATCTCGATGGAAGAGATGTCGCGCTGCATCCACTGCACGCGCTGCGTCCGCTTCGGCCAGGAAATCGCCGGCGTGATGGAGTTCGGCATGCTGGGCCGCGGCGAGCATTCGGAAATCACGACGTTTGTCGGCAAGACGGTCGACTCCGAAATGTCGGGCAACATGATCGACCTGTGCCCGGTCGGCGCGCTGACCAGCAAGCCGTTCCGCTACAGCGCCCGTACGTGGGAACTGTCGCGCCGCAAGTCGGTGAGCCCGCACGATTCCGTCGGCGCGAACCTCGTCGTGCAGGTGAAGAACAACCGCGTGATGCGCGTGCTGCCGTTCGAGAACGAAGCGATCAACGAATGCTGGATCTCGGACAAGGACCGCTTCTCGTACGAAGGCCTCAACAGCGAAGAGCGCCTGACGAAGCCGATGCTGAAGCAGGGCGGCCAGTGGATCGAAACCGACTGGCAGACCGCGCTCGAATACGTCGCGAAGGGCCTGAAGGGTATCGCCGCGGATCACGGCGCGAACGCGCTGGCGATGCTCGCGAGCGCGCACAGCACGGCTGAAGAGCTGTTCCTCGTGAAGCAGCTCGCCAACGAACTGAAGACGCCGAACGTCGATTTCCGTCTGCGTCAGCAGGATTTCTCGGCGCCCGTCCAGGGCGCACCGTGGCTCGGCATGCCGATCGCCGATCTGTCGAACGTGGACGCCGCGTTCGTCGTCGGTTCGTTCCTGCGCCGCGACCACCCGCTGTTCGCATCGCGCCTGCGTCAGGCTGCGAAGAACGGCGCGAAGCTGCACTTCCTGCACGCGACCGATGACGATTCGCTGATCCCGACCGCGCAGCGCATCGTTGCCGCGCCGTCGGCATGGCTCGACCAGCTGGCCGGCATCGCTGCCGCGGTCGCGCAACTGCGCGGCGTCGCGCTGCCCGACGCGCTGGCAGGCGTCACCGCATCGCCGGCTGCGCAAGCTGTCGCCCAGTCGCTCGCGAACGGCGAACGCCGTGCGGTGCTGCTCGGCAACGTCGCGGTCCGCCATCCGGAATTCGCGAAGCTGCACGCTGTCGCCCAGTGGATCGCCGACAACACCGGCGCCACGTTCGGCTTCCTGACGGAAGCGGCGAACACGGTCGGCGCGCACGTCGTCGGTGCACTGCCGGGCGAAGGCGGCCTGAACGCACGTGAAGCGTTCGCGCAGCCGCGCAAGGGCTACGTGCTGCTGAACGTCGAGCCGGAATTCGACACCGCTGATCCGGCACAGGCACTGGCCGCGCTGAACCAGGCGGAAATGGTCGTCGTGATGTCGCCGTTCAAGCACGGCCTCGACTACGCCGACGTGCTGCTGCCGGTTGCGCCGTTCACGGAAACGGCCGGCACGTACGTGAATGCGGAAGGCACCGTGCAGAGCTTCAACGGCGTCGTGCGCCCGCTCGGCGACACGCGTCCGGGCTGGAAGGTGCTGCGCGTGCTCGGCAGCCTGCTCGGCCTGCCGAACTTCGAGTACGAGACCGCGGAAGAAGTGCGTCTCGCTGCGCTCGGCGACGCCGGCGTCGCGGGCCGCCTGTCGAACCAGACGTCGGTCGCGCCGGTGCGCGCGGCCGCGAATGCCGCGAACGGCGGCTTCGAGCGCCTGGCCGATGTGCCGATCTATCACGCCGACGCGCTCGTGCGCCGTGCAGGTGCGCTGCACCTGACGGCCGCCGCGAAGGCGGCGAATGCCGCAGCGCTGCCGGCCGCGCTGTTCGACAAGCTGGGCTTGAAGGAAGGCGACGCGGTGCGCGTGCGCCAGGGCGAGCGTGCGGTGCAGTTGCCGGCCGTGCGCGACGCGAATCTTGCGGAGACGGTCGTTCGCGTGTCGGCGGCAACGCCTGCCGGCGCAGCGCTCGGCAGCCTGTCCGGTGAACTGGTGGTGGAGAAGGCGTAA
- the nuoE gene encoding NADH-quinone oxidoreductase subunit NuoE, with product MISAEGLKEIDRALTKYPADQKQSAVMSALAVAQEEHGWLSPELMQFVADYLGMPAVAVQEVATFYTMYELKPVGKHKITLCTNLPCQLGPHGGAEATADYLKQKLGIGFGETTPDGKFTLKEGECMGSCGDAPVLLVNNHRMCSFMSREKIDQLLEELSK from the coding sequence ATGATCTCAGCTGAAGGCCTGAAGGAAATCGATCGAGCGTTGACGAAGTATCCCGCCGATCAGAAACAGTCCGCCGTGATGTCGGCGTTGGCCGTCGCTCAGGAAGAGCACGGCTGGCTGTCGCCCGAACTGATGCAGTTCGTCGCGGACTATCTCGGCATGCCGGCCGTTGCCGTGCAGGAAGTCGCGACGTTCTACACGATGTACGAGCTCAAACCGGTCGGCAAGCACAAGATCACGCTCTGCACGAACCTGCCGTGCCAGCTCGGCCCGCACGGTGGCGCGGAAGCGACTGCCGACTACCTGAAACAGAAGCTGGGCATCGGCTTCGGCGAGACCACGCCCGACGGCAAGTTCACGCTGAAGGAAGGCGAATGCATGGGCTCGTGCGGCGATGCGCCGGTGCTGCTGGTGAACAATCACAGAATGTGCAGCTTCATGAGCCGCGAGAAGATCGACCAGCTGCTTGAGGAGCTCTCGAAATGA
- the nuoH gene encoding NADH-quinone oxidoreductase subunit NuoH yields the protein MSLFDTINAGGSQLLGFAWPTVWAIVRILVVSVVILLCVAYLILWERKLIGWMHVRLGPNRVGPGGLLQPIADVLKLLLKEVIQPSAASRWLYLIAPVMTVVPAFAVWAVIPFQAEAVLANVNAGLLYAMAISSIGVYAVILAGWASNSKYAFLGAMRAAAQMVSYEISMGFALVLVLMTAGSLNLSEIVGSQQHGFFAGHGVNFLSWNWLPLLPAFVVYFISGIAETNRHPFDVVEGESEIVAGHMIDYSGMAFALFFLAEYINMIVISALAATLFLGGWDAPFEFLSFIPGIFWLVLKVFALLSVFIWVRATFPRYRYDQIMRLGWKVFLPVTVIWVVVVGCWMMSPLNIWVVK from the coding sequence ATGAGCTTGTTCGATACGATCAACGCGGGCGGGTCCCAGCTTCTCGGTTTCGCATGGCCGACGGTGTGGGCCATCGTGCGCATCCTCGTCGTCTCCGTCGTCATCCTGCTGTGCGTCGCGTACCTGATTCTGTGGGAACGCAAGCTGATCGGCTGGATGCACGTGCGTCTCGGCCCGAACCGTGTCGGCCCCGGCGGTCTGCTGCAGCCGATCGCCGACGTGCTGAAGCTGCTGCTGAAGGAAGTCATTCAGCCGAGCGCCGCCAGCCGCTGGCTGTACCTGATCGCGCCGGTGATGACCGTCGTGCCGGCGTTCGCCGTGTGGGCCGTGATCCCGTTCCAGGCCGAAGCGGTCCTCGCGAACGTGAACGCGGGCCTGCTGTACGCGATGGCGATCTCGTCGATCGGCGTGTATGCGGTGATTCTCGCGGGCTGGGCATCGAACTCGAAGTACGCGTTCCTCGGCGCGATGCGCGCCGCGGCACAGATGGTGTCGTACGAAATCTCGATGGGCTTCGCGCTGGTGCTGGTGCTGATGACGGCCGGCAGCCTGAACCTGTCGGAAATCGTCGGTTCGCAACAGCACGGCTTCTTCGCCGGCCACGGCGTGAACTTCCTGTCGTGGAACTGGCTGCCGCTGCTGCCGGCGTTCGTCGTGTACTTCATCTCGGGCATCGCCGAAACGAACCGCCACCCGTTCGACGTGGTGGAAGGGGAGTCGGAAATCGTTGCCGGTCACATGATCGATTACTCGGGCATGGCGTTCGCGCTGTTCTTCCTCGCCGAGTACATCAACATGATCGTGATCTCGGCGCTGGCTGCGACGCTGTTCCTCGGTGGCTGGGACGCACCGTTCGAATTCCTGTCGTTCATCCCGGGCATCTTCTGGCTGGTGCTGAAGGTCTTCGCACTGCTGTCGGTGTTCATCTGGGTCCGCGCGACGTTCCCGCGCTACCGTTACGACCAGATCATGCGCCTGGGCTGGAAGGTGTTCCTGCCCGTCACGGTGATCTGGGTGGTCGTGGTCGGCTGCTGGATGATGTCGCCGCTGAACATCTGGGTGGTGAAGTAA
- the nuoL gene encoding NADH-quinone oxidoreductase subunit L, with the protein MSTTLNENLLLAIPLAPLAGSLIAGLFGNAVGRKGAHRITIFGVMIAFLLSAKVFFDVMGGASFNATVYEWMNVGSLKLEVGFLVDSLTAMMMVVVTFVSLMVHVYTIGYMAEEDGYQRFFSYISLFTFSMLMLVMSNNFLQLFFGWEAVGLVSYLLIGFYFTRESAIYANMKAFLVNRVGDFGFLLGIGLLLAFAGSMNYGEVFAKRAELASLHFPGTDWGLLTVACICLFIGAMGKSAQFPLHVWLPDSMEGPTPISALIHAATMVTAGIFMVSRMSPLFELSDTALSFVTVIGAITALFMGFLGIIQNDIKRVVAYSTLSQLGYMTVALGVSAYPVALFHLMTHAFFKALLFLGAGSVIMGMHHDQDIRNMGGLRKYMPITWITSLIGSLALIGTPFFSGFYSKDSIIDAVKLSHLPGSGFAYFAVVASVFVTALYSFRMYFLVFHGEERFRKPKHPESPMGMAAAHGHDDHGHGHGHDDHAHEPHETPWVVWVPLVLLAIPSVIIGAIAVGPMLFGDFFQHGVAFDKVIFIGENHPALAEMAEEFHGWVGMGLHSVSGLPVWLALAGVVVAWFLYLKRPDLPASIRRAFGPIYTLLDNKYYMDKINEVVFARGSVAIGRGLWKEGDVVVIDGLVNGSARFIGWFASVIRFLQSGYIYHYAFAMIIGMLGLLTLFVTLGGK; encoded by the coding sequence ATGTCAACGACACTCAATGAAAACCTGCTGCTGGCGATTCCGCTCGCTCCGCTGGCCGGCTCGCTGATTGCGGGGCTGTTCGGGAACGCAGTCGGGCGCAAGGGCGCACACCGGATCACGATCTTCGGCGTAATGATCGCGTTCCTCCTGTCGGCGAAAGTCTTCTTCGACGTGATGGGCGGCGCGAGCTTCAACGCGACCGTCTACGAATGGATGAACGTCGGCTCGCTGAAGCTCGAAGTCGGCTTCCTCGTCGATTCGCTGACCGCGATGATGATGGTCGTCGTGACCTTCGTCTCGCTGATGGTGCACGTGTACACGATCGGCTACATGGCGGAAGAAGACGGCTACCAGCGCTTCTTCTCGTACATCTCGCTGTTCACGTTCTCGATGCTGATGCTCGTGATGAGCAACAACTTCCTGCAGCTGTTCTTCGGCTGGGAAGCGGTGGGTCTGGTGTCGTACCTGCTGATCGGCTTCTACTTCACGCGTGAGAGCGCGATCTACGCGAACATGAAGGCGTTCCTCGTGAACCGCGTGGGCGACTTCGGCTTCCTGCTCGGCATCGGCCTGCTGCTCGCATTCGCCGGCTCGATGAACTACGGCGAAGTGTTCGCGAAGCGCGCTGAACTCGCGAGCCTGCACTTCCCGGGCACCGACTGGGGCCTGCTGACCGTGGCCTGTATCTGCCTGTTCATCGGCGCGATGGGTAAGTCGGCACAGTTCCCGCTGCACGTGTGGCTGCCGGACTCGATGGAAGGCCCGACCCCGATCTCGGCGCTGATTCACGCGGCGACGATGGTGACGGCCGGCATCTTCATGGTGTCGCGCATGTCGCCGCTGTTCGAGCTGTCGGACACCGCGCTGTCGTTCGTCACGGTGATCGGCGCGATCACGGCGCTGTTCATGGGCTTCCTCGGCATCATCCAGAACGACATCAAGCGGGTGGTCGCGTATTCGACGCTGTCGCAGCTCGGCTACATGACGGTCGCGCTCGGCGTGTCCGCGTACCCGGTCGCGCTGTTCCACCTGATGACGCACGCGTTCTTCAAGGCGCTGCTGTTCCTCGGCGCCGGCTCGGTCATCATGGGCATGCACCACGATCAGGACATCCGCAACATGGGCGGCCTGCGCAAGTACATGCCGATCACGTGGATCACGTCGCTCATCGGTTCGCTCGCGCTGATCGGTACGCCGTTCTTCTCGGGCTTCTACTCGAAGGACTCGATCATCGACGCGGTGAAGCTGTCGCACCTGCCGGGTTCGGGCTTCGCGTACTTCGCGGTGGTCGCGAGCGTGTTCGTCACGGCGCTGTACTCGTTCCGCATGTATTTCCTGGTGTTCCACGGCGAAGAGCGCTTCCGCAAGCCGAAGCATCCGGAATCGCCGATGGGCATGGCGGCCGCGCACGGCCACGACGACCACGGTCATGGCCATGGTCATGATGACCACGCGCACGAGCCGCACGAGACCCCGTGGGTCGTGTGGGTGCCGCTGGTCCTGCTGGCGATTCCGTCGGTGATCATCGGCGCGATCGCGGTCGGCCCGATGCTGTTCGGTGATTTCTTCCAGCACGGCGTCGCATTCGACAAGGTCATCTTCATCGGCGAAAACCACCCGGCGCTGGCCGAGATGGCCGAAGAGTTCCACGGCTGGGTCGGCATGGGCCTGCACTCGGTGTCGGGTCTGCCGGTCTGGCTCGCGCTCGCCGGTGTCGTTGTCGCCTGGTTCCTGTACCTGAAGCGTCCGGATCTGCCGGCGTCGATCCGCCGCGCGTTCGGCCCGATCTACACGCTGCTGGACAACAAGTACTACATGGACAAGATCAACGAAGTGGTGTTCGCCCGTGGTTCGGTGGCGATCGGCCGCGGCCTGTGGAAGGAAGGTGACGTCGTCGTGATCGACGGCCTCGTCAACGGCAGCGCCCGGTTCATCGGCTGGTTCGCCAGCGTGATCCGCTTCCTCCAATCCGGTTACATCTATCACTACGCGTTCGCCATGATCATCGGCATGCTGGGGCTCCTGACCCTGTTTGTAACGCTCGGCGGCAAATAA
- the nuoF gene encoding NADH-quinone oxidoreductase subunit NuoF — MTSLHDRHIKPLILAGLNGENWHLEDYVARGGYKQLRRILEEKIPPEQVIADVKASGLRGRGGAGFPTGLKWSFMPRQFPGQKYLVCNSDEGEPGTFKDRDILRWNPHALIEGMAIGAYAMGITVGYNYIHGEIFEVYRRFEAALDEARAAGFLGDNIMGSEFSFQLHAHHGYGAYICGEETALLESLEGKKGQPRFKPPFPASFGVYGKPTTINNTETFAAVPFLLSIGPQNYLEIGKPNNGGTKIFSVSGDVERPGNYEVPLGTPFATLMELAGGMRGGKKIKAVIPGGSSAPVIPGDIMMQTDLDYDSIAKAGSMLGSGAVIVMDETRCMVRSLLRLSYFYYEESCGQCTPCREGTGWLYRVVNRIEHGEGRQEDLDLLNSVAENIMGRTICALGDAAAMPVRGMLKHYWDEFAYHVEHKHCMVGGHAHAAAA, encoded by the coding sequence ATGACGTCCCTCCACGACCGTCACATCAAACCGCTGATCCTCGCTGGTCTGAACGGCGAGAACTGGCATCTCGAAGACTACGTTGCGCGCGGCGGCTACAAGCAGCTGCGCCGCATTCTCGAAGAAAAGATTCCGCCGGAGCAGGTGATCGCCGACGTGAAAGCGTCGGGCCTGCGTGGCCGTGGCGGTGCGGGCTTCCCGACCGGCCTGAAGTGGAGCTTCATGCCGCGCCAGTTCCCGGGGCAGAAGTATCTCGTCTGCAACTCGGACGAAGGCGAACCGGGCACGTTCAAGGATCGCGACATCCTGCGCTGGAACCCGCATGCGCTGATCGAAGGCATGGCCATCGGCGCGTATGCGATGGGCATCACCGTCGGCTACAACTACATCCACGGCGAAATCTTCGAAGTGTATCGACGCTTCGAGGCCGCGCTCGATGAAGCGCGTGCCGCGGGTTTCCTCGGCGACAACATCATGGGCTCGGAATTCTCGTTCCAGCTGCACGCGCACCACGGTTACGGCGCGTACATCTGCGGCGAGGAAACGGCGCTGCTCGAGTCGCTCGAAGGCAAGAAGGGCCAGCCGCGCTTCAAGCCGCCGTTCCCGGCGAGCTTCGGCGTGTACGGCAAGCCGACCACGATCAACAACACCGAGACGTTCGCCGCCGTGCCGTTCCTGCTGTCCATCGGGCCGCAGAACTACCTCGAGATCGGCAAGCCGAACAACGGCGGCACGAAGATCTTCTCGGTGTCGGGCGACGTCGAGCGTCCGGGCAACTACGAAGTGCCGCTCGGCACGCCGTTCGCGACGTTGATGGAGCTCGCCGGCGGGATGCGCGGCGGCAAGAAGATCAAGGCCGTGATTCCGGGCGGGTCGTCGGCACCGGTGATCCCGGGCGACATCATGATGCAGACGGATCTCGACTACGATTCGATCGCGAAGGCGGGCTCGATGCTCGGTTCCGGCGCGGTGATCGTGATGGACGAGACGCGCTGCATGGTGCGCTCGCTGCTGCGCCTGTCGTACTTCTACTACGAGGAATCGTGCGGCCAGTGCACGCCGTGCCGCGAAGGCACCGGCTGGCTGTATCGCGTCGTGAACCGTATCGAGCACGGCGAAGGCCGCCAGGAAGATCTGGACCTGCTGAACTCGGTGGCCGAGAACATCATGGGCCGCACGATCTGCGCACTCGGCGATGCGGCGGCGATGCCGGTACGCGGGATGCTCAAGCACTACTGGGACGAATTCGCGTACCACGTCGAGCACAAGCACTGCATGGTCGGCGGCCACGCGCACGCGGCGGCAGCCTGA
- a CDS encoding NADH-quinone oxidoreductase subunit C, with protein MASKIETLKANLEAALGARVVSLTEAIGELTLVVKASDYLEVAKTLRDDPKLRFEQLIDLCGVDYQTFGDGAYDGPRFAAVSHLLSVTNNWRLRLRTFAPDDDLPIVASLVDIWTSANWYEREAFDLYGIVFEGHPDLRRILTDYGFIGHPFRKDFPVSGYVEMRYDPEEKRVVYQPVTIEPREITPRVIREDRYGGLKH; from the coding sequence ATGGCAAGCAAAATCGAGACCCTCAAGGCAAACCTCGAAGCCGCGCTCGGCGCGCGCGTGGTGAGCCTCACCGAAGCGATCGGTGAACTGACGCTCGTCGTGAAGGCGAGCGATTACCTCGAAGTCGCAAAGACGCTGCGCGACGATCCGAAGCTCCGTTTCGAGCAGCTGATCGACCTGTGCGGCGTCGACTACCAGACCTTCGGCGACGGCGCCTACGACGGCCCGCGTTTCGCGGCCGTGTCGCACCTGCTGTCGGTCACGAACAACTGGCGTCTGCGCCTGCGCACATTCGCGCCGGACGACGACCTGCCGATCGTGGCATCGCTGGTCGACATCTGGACCTCCGCGAACTGGTACGAGCGCGAAGCGTTCGACCTGTACGGCATCGTGTTCGAAGGCCACCCCGACCTGCGCCGCATCCTCACCGACTACGGCTTCATCGGTCACCCGTTCCGCAAGGACTTCCCGGTGTCGGGCTACGTCGAAATGCGTTACGACCCGGAAGAGAAGCGGGTCGTGTACCAGCCGGTGACGATCGAGCCGCGCGAAATCACGCCGCGCGTGATCCGCGAGGATCGTTATGGCGGTCTGAAACATTAA
- a CDS encoding NADH-quinone oxidoreductase subunit J has protein sequence MEFTTVLFYIFALLLVVSGLKVITSRNPVASALFLVLAFFNAAAIWMLLEAEFLAILLVLVYVGAVMVLFLFVVMMLDINIDYLRRDFKRFVPMATVVGAIIVIETALILWRGYGDTQTVHAMATGEMANWSNTRLIGKVIYTDYIFAFEIAGLVLLVAIIAAIGLTERKGKDSKRQRVSDQVKVRRNDRVRLVKMEADKPQPETAQSEAGSGTNG, from the coding sequence ATGGAATTCACGACCGTACTGTTCTACATCTTCGCGCTGCTCCTGGTGGTATCAGGGCTGAAGGTGATCACTTCGCGCAACCCGGTGGCGTCTGCGCTTTTCCTTGTGCTGGCGTTCTTCAACGCCGCCGCGATCTGGATGCTGCTGGAAGCGGAGTTCCTCGCGATCCTGCTGGTGCTGGTCTACGTGGGCGCCGTGATGGTGCTGTTCCTGTTCGTCGTGATGATGCTGGACATCAACATCGACTACCTGCGCCGCGACTTCAAGCGCTTCGTTCCGATGGCGACCGTGGTCGGCGCGATCATCGTGATCGAAACCGCGCTGATCCTGTGGCGCGGCTACGGCGACACGCAGACGGTGCACGCGATGGCGACGGGCGAGATGGCCAACTGGTCGAACACGCGACTGATCGGCAAGGTGATCTACACCGACTACATCTTCGCGTTTGAAATCGCCGGCCTCGTGCTGCTGGTCGCGATCATTGCCGCGATCGGGCTGACCGAGCGCAAGGGCAAGGACAGCAAGCGCCAGCGCGTGTCGGATCAGGTCAAGGTGCGCCGCAACGACCGTGTGCGCCTCGTGAAGATGGAAGCGGACAAGCCGCAGCCGGAAACGGCGCAGAGCGAAGCCGGTTCGGGCACCAACGGCTAA
- a CDS encoding NADH-quinone oxidoreductase subunit D, translating to MAEIKNYTLNFGPQHPAAHGVLRLVLELDGEVIQRADPHIGLLHRATEKLAESKTFIQSVPYMDRLDYVSMMVNEHGYVLAIEKLLGIEVPERAQYIRVLFDEITRVLNHLMWIGAHALDVGAMAVFLYAFREREDLMDVYEAVSGARMHAAYYRPGGVYRDLPDAMPQYKASKIRNEKALAKMNEARSGSVLDFIDDFFTRFPKCVDEYETLLTDNRIWKQRLVGIGVVSPERALQMGLTGPMLRGSGIAWDLRKKQPYEVYDRMDFDVPVGVNGDCYDRYLVRVEEMRQSIRIAKQCIEWLRKNPGPVMTDNHKVAPPSRVGMKTNMEDLIHHFKLFTEGFHVPEGEAYAAVEHPKGEFGIYLVSDGANKPYRLKIRAPGFAHLASLDEMARGHMIADAVTIIGTQDIVFGEIDR from the coding sequence ATGGCAGAAATCAAGAACTACACGCTCAACTTCGGCCCGCAGCACCCGGCAGCGCACGGCGTGCTGCGCCTCGTGCTCGAGCTCGACGGCGAAGTCATCCAGCGTGCCGATCCGCACATCGGCCTGCTGCACCGCGCGACGGAAAAGCTCGCGGAATCCAAAACCTTCATCCAGTCCGTGCCGTACATGGATCGTCTCGACTACGTGTCGATGATGGTCAACGAGCACGGCTACGTGCTCGCGATCGAAAAGCTGCTCGGCATCGAAGTGCCCGAGCGCGCCCAGTACATCCGCGTGCTGTTCGACGAGATCACGCGCGTGCTGAACCACCTGATGTGGATCGGCGCGCACGCACTCGACGTCGGCGCGATGGCCGTGTTCCTGTATGCATTCCGCGAACGCGAAGACCTGATGGACGTGTACGAAGCGGTGTCCGGTGCCCGGATGCACGCGGCGTACTACCGTCCGGGCGGCGTCTACCGCGACCTGCCTGACGCAATGCCGCAATACAAGGCGTCGAAGATTCGCAACGAGAAGGCGCTCGCGAAGATGAACGAAGCGCGCAGCGGCTCGGTGCTCGACTTCATCGACGACTTCTTCACGCGCTTCCCGAAGTGCGTCGACGAATACGAGACGCTGCTCACCGACAACCGGATCTGGAAGCAGCGTCTGGTCGGGATCGGTGTGGTCAGCCCGGAACGTGCGCTGCAGATGGGCCTGACGGGACCGATGCTGCGCGGCTCGGGCATCGCCTGGGACCTGCGCAAGAAGCAGCCGTACGAAGTGTACGATCGCATGGATTTCGACGTGCCGGTCGGCGTGAACGGCGATTGCTACGACCGCTACCTGGTTCGCGTCGAAGAAATGCGCCAGTCGATCCGCATCGCGAAACAGTGTATTGAGTGGCTCCGCAAGAATCCGGGCCCGGTGATGACCGACAATCACAAGGTTGCACCGCCGTCGCGCGTCGGCATGAAGACCAACATGGAAGACTTGATTCACCACTTCAAGCTCTTCACCGAAGGTTTCCATGTGCCGGAAGGCGAAGCGTACGCGGCGGTCGAGCATCCGAAGGGTGAGTTCGGCATCTACCTCGTGTCGGACGGTGCCAACAAGCCGTATCGCCTCAAGATTCGCGCGCCGGGTTTTGCGCACCTGGCGTCGCTCGACGAAATGGCGCGCGGTCACATGATCGCCGACGCCGTCACGATCATCGGTACGCAGGACATCGTGTTCGGCGAAATCGATCGCTAA